From a single Piliocolobus tephrosceles isolate RC106 chromosome 21, ASM277652v3, whole genome shotgun sequence genomic region:
- the CBLC gene encoding E3 ubiquitin-protein ligase CBL-C, with amino-acid sequence MAVAVAPWGRQWEEARALGRAVRMLQRLEEQCGDPRLSLSPPSLRDLLPRTAQLLREVARDRRAAGGGGPGGPGGSRDFLLVYLANLEAKSRQVGALLPPRGRRGANDELFRAGSRLRRQLAKLAIIFSHMHAELHALFPGGKYCGHVYQLTKAPAHIFWRERCGARCVLPWAEFESLLGTCHPVEPGCTALALRTTIDLTCSGHVSIFEFDVFTRLFQPWPTLLKNWQLLAVNHPGYMAFLTYDEVRERLQACRDKPGR; translated from the exons ATGGCTGTGGCGGTGGCCCCGTGGGGGCGACAGTGGGAAGAGGCCCGCGCCCTGGGCCGGGCAGTGAGGATGCTGCAGCGCCTAGAAGAGCAATGCGGCGACCCTCGGCTGTCCCTCAGTCCCCCTTCGCTGCGGGACCTGCTGCCCCGCACAGCGCAGCTGCTTCGAGAGGTGGCCCGTGATCGGCGGGCGGCTGGCGGAGGTGGCCCCGGGGGTCCCGGCGGCTCCAGGGACTTTCTCCTCGTCTACCTGGCCAATCTGGAGGCCAAGAGCAGGCAGGTGGGCGCGCTGCTGCCGCCCCGGGGCCGAAGGGGTGCCAACGACGAGCTCTTCCGGGCGGGCTCCAGACTCAG GCGACAGCTGGCCAAGCTGGCCATCATCTTCAGCCACATGCACGCAGAGCTGCACGCACTCTTCCCCGGAGGGAAGTACTGTGGACACGTGTACCAGCTCACCAAGGCCCCAGCCCACATCTTCTGGAGGGAGCGTTGTGGAGCCCG GTGCGTGCTGCCCTGGGCTGAGTTTGAGTCCCTCCTGGGCACCTGCCACCCTgtggaaccaggctgcacagcccTGGCCTTGCGCACCACCATCGACCTCACCTGCAGCGGGCACGTGTCCATCTTCGAGTTCGACGTCTTCACCAGGCTCTTCCAG CCATGGCCAACACTCCTCAAGAACTGGCAGCTCCTGGCAGTCAACCACCCGGGCTACATGGCCTTCCTCACCTATGATGAGGTCCGAGAGCGTCTGCAGGCCTGCAGGGACAAGCCAGGAAGGTAA
- the BCL3 gene encoding B-cell lymphoma 3 protein, with amino-acid sequence MPRCPAGAMDEGPVDLRTRPKAAGLPGAALPLRKRPLRAPSPEPAAPRGAAGLVVPLDPLRGGCDLPAVPGPPHGLARPEALYYPGALLPLYPTRTMGSPFPLVNLPTPLYPMMCPMEHPLSADIAMATRADEDGDTPLHIAVVQGNLPAVHRLVNLFQQGGRELDIYNNLRQTPLHLAVITTLPSVVRLLVTAGASPMALDRHGQTAAHLACEHRSPTCLRALLDSAAPGTLDLEARNYDGLTALHVAVNTECQETVQLLLERGADIDAVDIKSGRSPLIHAVENNSLSMVQLLLQHGANVNAQMYSGSSALHSASGRGLLPLVRTLVRSGADSSLKNCHNDTPLMVARSRRVIDILRGKAARPASTSQPDPSPDRSANTSPESSSRLSSNGLLSASPSSSPSQSPPKDPPGFPMAPPNFFLPSPSPPAFLPFAGVLRGPGRPVPSSPAPGGS; translated from the exons ATGCCCCGATGCCCCGCGGGGGCCATGGACGAGGGGCCCGTGGACCTGCGCACCCGACCCAAGGCCGCCGGACTCCCGGGCGCCGCACTGCCGCTCCGCAAGCGCCCGCTGCGCGCGCCCTCCCCGGAGCCCGCCGCTCCCCGCGGCGCTGCGGGCCTTGTCGTCCCCCTGGACCCTCTGCGCGGCGGCTGCGACCTGCCGGCGGTCCCCGGGCCCCCCCACGGCCTGGCCAGGCCGGAGGCGCTGTACTACCCGG GAGCCTTACTGCCTTTGTACCCCACTCGGACCATGGGCTCCCCGTTTCCTCTGGTGAACCTGCCTACACCCCTGTACCCCATGATGTGCCCCATGGAACACCCCCTTTCTGCTGACATCGCCATGGCCACCCGTGCAGATGAGGACGGAGACAC gcctctCCATATTGCTGTGGTGCAGGGTAACCTGCCAGCTGTGCACCGGCTGGTCAACCTCTTCCAGCAGGGGGGCCGGGAGCTCGACATCTACAACAACCTACGGCAG ACACCGCTCCACCTGGCTGTAATCACCACATTACCGTCTGTGGTCCGGCTCCTGGTGACAGCTGGTGCCAGCCCCATGGCGCTGGACCGCCATGGCCAGACGGCCGCCCACCTGGCGTGCGAGCACCGCAGCCCAACCTGCCTGCGAGCCCTGCTGGACAGCGCAGCTCCTGGCACGTTGGACCTGGAGGCTCGCAATTACGACG GGCTCACCGCCCTGCACGTGGCAGTGAACACCGAGTGCCAAGAAACCGTGCAGCTCTTACTGGAGCGCGGTGCCGACATCGACGCAGTG GACATTAAGAGCGGCCGCTCCCCGCTCATCCACGCCGTGgaaaacaacagccttagcatGGTGCAGCTGCTGCTGCAG CACGGCGCCAACGTGAACGCACAAATGTACTCCGGCAGCTCCGCGCTGCACTCAGCGTCCGGCCGCGGGCTCCTCCCGCTGGTGCGCACACTGGTCCGCAGCGGCGCTGACAGCAGCCTCAAGAACTGCCACAATGACACGCCGCTGATGGTGGCGCGCAGCCGCAGG GTCATCGACATCCTGAGGGGGAAGGCCGCCCGgcctgcttccacctcccagccAGACCCCTCCCCTGACCGGAGCGCCAACACCTCCCCCGAGAGCAGCAGCCGCCTCAGCTCCAACG gTCTTCTCTCTGCATCACCGTCCTCCTCACCCTCCCAGTCTCCCCCCAAGGACCCCCCTGGATTCCCCATGGCTCCTCccaatttcttccttccttccccatctccACCTGCCTTTCTGCCCTTTGCCGGGGTCCTCCGAGGCCCTGGCCGGCCGGTGCCCTCCTCCCCAGCTCCAGGAGGCAGCTGA